The sequence atttaatttcatcccccccccctccccttaaATAACGACGACAGTGGcatatttatatactgtatatatagaaTGGGGACCAGAGTGAGTACCAAGCAGTTGCAGAtgttcagagagagagagagagagagagagagagagagagagagagagagaaaaatattcTCCCCGTCTGGCCGTAAACCAGGAACATTCGCGGCCTGTTAGAAATGGTGTGACCAAATGGCGGGCTACACCTCGCATTTATCGCTACGCAAACATCCACCGACCAGGCCCCAaatcatgatttcaaatcaatcCGGAATTCAACTTGAACGTCCTCTGGGATTGACAAAAGCAGCCCTTGTTCTCTCTTTAAAgcgcaaaaagacaccaaggcGGCATCTCAGATGATGAGACTCCTTTTGGATTGACGAACCGTTAATTTTTTCGATGTCGAGTGCAAAGGCGTCGTCAAGCGGCGCATTTTCTCACCATTCTGGGCCGAAGTTGAGAGTCTCAGCAGTCATATTCCTCACGTCCACACAGAAGCGAGTATCTGGGGGGCAAATGCATTCTTAGTGAGCAAAAACTGCTGATGGTTTTTGTTATTTCTCCGGTACGTACGAGCTTACCCTGTCCAGAGATGTCGGAGCAGGCAGGACGAGGCTTGAGCTGGTTAGGTTAAGTTAGGCTTGGGTGACTAGAAGGCCGAGTGGTGCTTAAAATTGTGGTCACAGGGCGCCCCCTCCTCAAAAATCAACCaaaaaaataccccccccccaaaaaaaaaaaaacatccacaagaATAGCTGCCAGTTGTTGGTGCTTGAGGGGTACCAGGTTATCAGTCCGTTCTCCGTAAAGAAAAGGCTTCGATGAAAGGTTGGAGAATGGAAGCTCCTGCTACTCACAGCCCATTAAGGTTGTAAAacattgaaggaaaaaaaaaaggaactttgGAAAtcatcaatggaaaaaaaaaaaaaaattatagtaatTGAGAGTAGTTTTTCCCAACACTCTCTCCTGCACTCTCACTTATCTTTTTGTGGTTTACTTTTTACAGCAGTTAGATCTCACATTTAAGGTCAAAACCTGAACcagtttgtcaaaaaaaaaaaaaaacaaacaggaatATTTGAAAAGTCACAGCcgaggacaacaacaacaaaaaaatttgaacaATAATAACAAGCTGCTGGAACAGCTGCCGAGAGCAGACGCGACCCGCACTCCTCCTTTCTTCGCTCCCTCctttccttcccttcccttttTTTGGCGCCTTTCTCGCTTGCTCCGACTAAAATGTGGACTGGCGGAGACCCTGCAGGTAATGCCGTAACTTCCTGTCTTCTTTTCACTGCgccactgggggggggggacaacaacaaaaaaaaaaaacccagatatGAAATTTTCTTAACCTTTATATTGCAGTCATGTAGAACTTTAAAGACAGCTGTTGAATAATTACATTGCATTAGCCAGaaaactatacatacatattaataTGTAAAGTATTAAAACCAtacgtgtatttctactatgcagtttattatcagaaaaagctaaaaaaaaaaatcattttagaaagcccatttttttaggcttgggacgcatcatttctttttccattcattgtagtgGGAActatcgattcagttttcgaacaaatcacttctcaaaccgccttctggaactgattatggtcaagaaccgaggctgtactgtacttgtGTTCATTTCCTGAATAAAGAGCAAACTACATCCTGGAGAGCGCTAAAATCGTGCGtgtcacacagaaaaaaaaacatttattgaaattgCAAGGCAACACTGCAGTTCTCTTCATGCAGctactttctttaaaaaaaaaattataaaaaaagcAATGGCAGCAAAATACAAATCAAACACGCTCCACTTCATCCAAACTACaataagcacttttttttttttttgcatcttttctTTAATGCACAATTGCATGATTTCAAGCCAGCGGACATTTTGTGATGGTCATTTTAATACAACGTATTCacgttttgttttccatttgtgaTCGTGAGAACACCACTGTTATGACTTATTATCGTGTGTCACATCTCCAAAATCGTGAGTTTTTAGAAATTTTAAAAGAATGCATTTGGGGCATTATTAAACATTTTACTGTGGAACTTTTGAAGCTTTTTACAACACTTAAAAATAGACCCCTGCGGGGAGTGTCCAACACTATCCATTGATGAAAAAGTATGACATTAGTCTGTTAATAACAACTCAAGttctaatgtttaaaaaaaaaaaaaaaacttatttttcaCTTTCTTCCATATGGTTGTTTATTGCTTTTTGAGTTATTGGGTGAAAAAGATGCTAACCAGCATTTCTGACATAATGAAAGCAAACTGATCATCTTCACATTGAATTAAAAGAAACCATTTAGTCACCTACACAATTTTTCCTTATTTTCTGACTGAACCAGTAAGTGATTCATAATTGTTATATTAGAATTGTTTGTGAAGTTCCGGTATTGTCAAGTcctttcaaaaacaattatataTAATTCCACAcacgtggatttttttttttttttgtcaaataaatcCCCCAAAATAATCGTCGTTAGTTGCAGCCCTAACACATATTTATTCAATATTAAAATTGTTGCACAGTGACGTGTCTTAATATTTTGTCGGTGGACTCTACGAGCGgttcaaaatattggaaatcaCCCCTGCAGTTTTAACAGgaacattatatttttaaaaagagagagagagagattttacATCTCGCTATTATTCTCCTTCCGACATGGCATTTCTTTTGACTCGTGTTTGATCGAGAAAGTACTTTTGAGTGCATAACATGGCGTTAAAAGCCAAATTACCTCCCCAGTGCGCCTCACTgttctagtaaaaaaaaaaagggggggggctgaaaatgTTCCAATTattgaggaaaaataaacagctaGCAATAGCATCCTCGCGCGGACGCAAGCAATCCACATTGTTGGGTCTgggacacattttttaaaaattattttaatgttttaactCGGTCGAAAACAACCACATCGACTGCAACGTTTTAATCCCATTCGCGCGGGGTACGGAGAAAACGGGCAGCGCCGAAGCTCGCGCATTTGCTCGTCGTCGACCGCCGAGGAGGCCTCGGGAGGTTCAAATGACACCAGCGAGCTGTGATGGCGGAAAGGGGGGCGGAGTGACTCCGGGGCCTACTCCTCCACTACTCGCTCGGCAATGGCGCAAAGTCCAACGGCGAGCCCGagaaaggagcaaaaaaaaaaaacaaaaaaaaaaaaaacaaaagcgtgTCGAGTGTCttaaataaagcaaaataaaagtcaCCCGCGACGGCTAACTTTTACGAGCCCGCTAGCTTAGCCAAGAGGAACCACCACCCGGGCAGCGCTTTACCTTCGCTTGTGTCGAAGTCCAACCACCAGAACGGGCCGCGTCGCCTACAGCCGAGCTCCGGCACGCATTGCTCGCTCCAAGCGCTGCTCGCGAACGCATTCAATCGACACAATCCCGGGAAGCCGTGCTCCGTTGGTCAACGCCGTGTGTTTTGTTCTTCCTCGCCGTCCTCCAACGGTCGCATcggtgtacgtgtgtgtgtgttgtatgaaGTGGATGCTGCTTTGCTAgtcttgttgtttgtgtttcGGAAACATGGCCGTCCGTGTTATACCACGTGACCGCATACTGAAGAGCGGCGAGCCAACCAGAGATggcgaaaaatgaaaaaaaaaaaaattaaaaaaaaaaaatagtacaagtACACATGCTTatgtaaaatacacaaataaaacttttttttttaaaaaaaaaagagtagaaaATAGAGGGTACGCACGTAGTAGTAGTGATTCAACTCTTTGAATCACCCCTCGGGTCAATAACGTCAAATCGTGCACTTACATATTAATATGTTGCttgatcttcttcttcactttactttactttcttTCACTTTAGTATGTCCAGCAGATACCTTCTGTACAATTTGACATAAAGGTAGCAGGTCAGGTAAGAAGATAAAAGTACTTGTAAGGAAATCAAATACTCTGCAAAAGTACAGAAATATTCTTGTAAGCATGTCAAAATTCTTTCAATAAAAACATGGCTGGGGAACATCTTGCTGCTTCTCCAAATCTGTTGTTTCTACGTCCAGGTGACTAAAGAACTTACAGTCTGCACtgaggtacaaaaaaaagtgtataaaaaaaaccacTGCACTCATTCAACTCTTGAATCATTCTTTTGGACGGAAAAAAACGAGTCATTTGAATTTGCTTAATTTGGAGAAGAGCAAcggttgcacatgattaaaatgtgttaaaacagAATTTACCCCTCttctacagaaaaaaaacgtcatttttAGTCGTTTTAATAATGTGCTACCGATACTCATCTCCAAATTAAGCAAATTCAAAGTTCCTCTCTTTTGTTCAGTGTAGCAGACAACGAAGTTGTTTCTGACAAAATGCACCAACTACATCATTGGGTCagtttaatttattaaaaaaaaaaaaaaaaaaaaaacgacggcTTCTTTCTTTCAGGTCAATTATATCTGGATAAAGAAAAAGTGCAAACTCCATGGTGCTAatagtatttttaaataattagtaCAAATTTTGGCCAATAGAGGGGACTGGTGAACAACATTGTGCCTTCAATTTTGGTTTTATAAtgcaaaatgattattttggcCAAGCAGAAGTGCTTCACGAACACAGATTTACACGTTTGTTAACAATgtttggaagggggggggtggattttCTGCATGAAACAGTTTTAAATCTTTAACGACAGGTCATTAAACACGGGAGCCAAACGAGTGCTTTCTTTTTATTAAGTTTATATGGCATTTCTTCATGTCAACTATCTTTTCAACCTTGCATTTGGAGTCCAGCTGAACAAGACAACTGACAAAAGCAATGTTAGCTTCCATGATTAGGAGGTCACGACATCagaagtgccttttttttttttcttttgttttgccatCAGTCTGTGGCAAACAGAGATTATAAAAGGAAGACCAATTGAAAGACGCCAAACTTTTCCACGCTGCCCATCCTCTTGTTTGTGCCTCGCCCTTCTCCAGATGACCACCGTAGTAGTGGGGGTCGACGATCAACAGGTAGCTCCCGGTGGCAGCGGTGCACACCCCCACGATCCCCTTGGACGAGTTGTCCTCGTCCCCGCCCATCATGGCAGGACATCCGCCTTTCTCAAAGTGCTGATGGAGCTCCTCCACGGCGACCTTCTCCAGCTCGCCTCTTCCACTTCTGACGTGCACCAACCTACAAGGAACATCGTAAAAATAAGATAGGACCAGAGAGGCTTCAAATGTCCCGATCCACTCCTTGGAACCCAGAAACCAGCTGGGCTTGTCCATCATGGACACCAAGGCTTGTTGGATCTCTGGGATTCTCGGCGGTGGTCTGTTATGGAGTCGAGGATCATTATCCACATTGCGGCCCAGCCAGGAAGCCATAGTCTGGATGGTGCGGTATCCGCACCCCCACCCTCTGTCATCTTGTCCATCGCAGCCATAATGGAAGTACTCGTACTCTCCTTCGGCGAGGGTCGTCCGCAGGGGCTCGGCCGCGGGAAGAGGCAGCCCCGTGTGGACGCCGGTCAAAAGAGGTCTCGCCGTCGCCAAGAAATTTGCGTTTCCAGCGGCGGTTCCACCCCAGTCAATCCCCGTGTCGCCTCCCGACGTGAAATCACTTTGGTCCATCCTTTTAAATTACATTACCCGACCGTGCTTGAGTCGCTGACGTGCAGATGGCAAAACATGGCATTGACTTCCTGTTATGGTGCAACCACTTGAACCGTCCGTGTGGCTTCCAGCAAAGTTCCGGCAGAAAACTGGGCCCGAAATGACGTCACGTTGATAAAAAAAACGGAATTGTTTCACTTTTATTgtcaacgacaaaaaaaaaaaacgtttttttttagccatgatAGCAACAAAACTAAACAAGTATTTATGAATTTGATGATTACTCTTGCGAAATTTCACGTCAACAAACCAAGGTTAGTCATTCAAAGAATATTATTTagaaagataaaacaaaacaaaaaaagctgttACAACTGTTTTGTTCTCATcaattaatattttcatttaaaatccctcttctattttattgtatttacacTGAAAGCTGCAGCCCTTTTTTAAGGATAGGACAGGATTGAAGAGACTtcgattgatgttttttttgtttgtttgtttaacggACGTTACCCCATGTTGAGTCAGTCAGTGAACGCATCattcacttttaaaaaataaaaagcacaccTGAACAGGTGATTGCAGTTCTCCGGGCAGTTCTCTAGCTATCCAGCAGGGGGCAGAAGTGCACCAAGAGCCCAGTGGGGCGCCCCCTCTGCACTTTAGTTCATAGCCATGCCTGGATTCGTGGAGGAGAAAGTCACTCATCAACTTCCTGCTCAAttgcttcaccccccccccccccccgctctccccaaaaaaatgataccATTAAAAGTATACTCTTCGATTACAAAATAAGAGGTGTGCCAAaaaatactgttaaaaaaaagataaccatgtgttttatgcactgtattgcaTCTGCTTGTGTCTAGTCGGGAGCAATATAACTTCTCCAATGAAGTGGGAGTTCCTCATGGAGCAATGTCAAGACCACTTTAATTTTGAAAGTATTCCTGCGGACACAGTAGTAAATGGTGTGATGTTATGGCATTAAGGAAACTCTTTCAACGTGTTGCTGTCAGGAAGAATGAAATCCTCAAAATCAATCTAAGGTGCTCGTTTGCAGTTGGGCTTCGTTGCACGTCGTGTAAGCTCGACAAAATAGTCTCACAAGACATGAAAATAAGCCACgcaatttccaaaaaaaaaaaaaaaaaaagctacttacTGCTATTTAATATTATTGGAGCATGAATGACTTTAAATGGATATTTACTGTGATTCTGTGTATGCGTTCATAGCtgataatatccatccattttcttttccgcttatcctcactaggttcacggggcgtgctggatcctatcccggcaggaggcagggtacaccccaaacgggttgccagccaattgcagggcacaaggaggcagacaacagtctcactcacaatcacacctttgggcaatttagagtgtccaattagtgtttcgtggttttgggatgtgggaggaaaccggagcgcccacccggagaaaacccacacaggcacggggagaacatgcaaactccacacaggcgggtccgggatcgaaccggggtcctcagaactgtgaggccaacgctttaccagctgacccaccgtgccccccTGTTGATAACATATAAAGCAGAAATGCATGTGGTAATAATtcaaagcaagtttttttttgtttgtttgtttgtttttttttttattgtggtttgGGGGGATATTCCTCCTTCGGATTGGTCATTCGAAGGATCCAAGTCAATCATTGCCACGTTTGCCTCGGCTTTCAGATAAAAGCTCGGGCCCGGGTTATCAAAtcgtgttttgtttgttatttggcGCCCGGCTCTATTGACGTTAAATAGGAGGTTTCATTATGTGCACATGGGAATTGAATCTCTGTCATAGTTTTGTCAATAGTCAGCCCAGTGATGGGAACAATACTGGTCACATCGTGTGTGTGACTGGAGAATTTGACATTTGATAAACTTCCGTCGTACAGCGGGATCCCTGCGCACATTTCTCTTCAGTGAACCTCTCTTGCGCAAGagcgttgtaaaaaaaaaaaaaaaaaaaaaaaaagggatgtcgTGGCTAAGGTAAATAAATGTAAGCATTTTCTATGTTCCAGAGACCGAAAGATTCGTGCAAGTGAGGATCAGAGGGTTTCAGATGAAAGAAGTGATTTGCAGGTGGCTTCTGAAGAGGACAACATTTGCAAGAAACACCCAAATAACAAGGGAGAGACTTCAATCGGCCGAGGAAAACGTAGACAAAGCATATCTTGAAACTAACGTAGACTTCCTTCAGAGACAAACTGCTGTCGTCAGAAAGGAGAACAAAGGGAAGAACATCTCTTCAAGATGGAAAAACCACAACAACGTGACAGGCAgactgaaagcaaaacaaagcaaaggttTACGGTCGATTGCAACAAGGGGAACTGCGACAGGCAAAGGAGCAGATGAGATTCTGGAACAAGTCCTCGAGTAACTAACATCAATGCTCGAGGACTCAAGTTCTTGTCCGCGCATGATTGAAGATGGTGCTTCGCCTTGGCGCCGATGCCCTCATTCCTCACCTCCTGTTCTGTGCTCCGACTGGTATGAATGTTTTAAAACTGGCTGTGATCAGAATAGCTGAACCTATCAAGGCTGACCACCGTTTTCGTCAGTGACCATCTTGTTTTCGTACTCTGGGACTCGCACGGATGTACTGTATGGAGACTGTTTCTTCTTATTGGCCAGACATTTTGCTGCTCCACCGGTCTTTGAAAGTCTTCTGCTGCCCATCTGGAAGACAAGaagccaaaaacacacaattcgTTGACTTCAAGGTCCAGTCGACCAGCCTGCTCAATCTAAAGTGACCGGTGGTTGTTGACAATTCACATTCACGATCCGTTCAGCAGCACTTCAATCTCTGTGgcctggtccccccccccccccccccccatccagtCAGTCAAGTCATTGCCGCAGGATCACAATAAGGTCACCGTATTCCTGTCACCGTAGACGCACGCAAGGCGAAAAACAAGGAATTCCGGCCCCCCAGTCGGTGTCTCCTACCTCGGCTCCGCCGTTCCTCACATTAACCCCCGCTCGCCCCGGCCCCTACCCCCCTATTCTTTTATGTCAGCTTCCTGTCTTGTGTGGTGCCA comes from Syngnathoides biaculeatus isolate LvHL_M chromosome 21, ASM1980259v1, whole genome shotgun sequence and encodes:
- the ufsp1 gene encoding inactive Ufm1-specific protease 1, which codes for MDQSDFTSGGDTGIDWGGTAAGNANFLATARPLLTGVHTGLPLPAAEPLRTTLAEGEYEYFHYGCDGQDDRGWGCGYRTIQTMASWLGRNVDNDPRLHNRPPPRIPEIQQALVSMMDKPSWFLGSKEWIGTFEASLVLSYFYDVPCRLVHVRSGRGELEKVAVEELHQHFEKGGCPAMMGGDEDNSSKGIVGVCTAATGSYLLIVDPHYYGGHLEKGEAQTRGWAAWKSLASFNWSSFYNLCLPQTDGKTKEKKKRHF